Part of the Sphingomonadaceae bacterium OTU29LAMAA1 genome, GGCGCTTCTCTTTATTGCCAAACCGGTACTTATAGCGCCACGATTTGAAGCCCTTGGTTGTGACGAACAGGTACAAACCGTTCGAATCAGCGAGTTTGTAGTCCTTCTCGGCCGCCACTGCCTTGCGCGCCTGCACATCGCTCAGTGCCACGATGCCCCCACTTCCCGTTTTCAGTGCCCCCGGGATGCCCCCAGTTGCCGAATGATTGGAGAATACCCGACGGGACGCTCCGCGACAAGGAAATGGCGGTTTTCTGCCGTTTTTGGGATGTTTTGGGACCGGGTGGATTCCCCCGGAAAGCGTCGATGGTGGGTCCGCCGGGGCTCGAACCCGGGACCTCTCGATTAAAAGTCGCTTGCTCTACCAACTGAGCTACGGACCCCCGCCATCGATCCGGGGCAACTAGGGGCGGGCGCGCGGTCGGTCAACCGCATGTGCCAATTGACGCATGGTTCTGCCACTCACCGGGTCGCGCCAAGCGGGTGCGATGGTCGCCAGCGGCGTCAGTACGAAACTTCGGGTGCGCAGACCGGCATGCGGCACCGTCAGACGGTCGTCGCGCCACACGCCACCGGACCACAACAGGATATCGAGATCGATGACGCGCGCACCCCAGCGCTGGCCACGACGGCGACCGAACGCGACCTCGATCGCCTTCAGCCGGTCGAGCAATGCGAGCGGGGATTCCATGGTCTCGATCAGCACGACCGCATTGGCGAAGCGTCGGATCGATGGGCCCAGGGGTGCGGACGTGATCACCGGCGATCGGGCGATGACGGTCCCCAACGTGGCGATAGCCGCCCTTACCTCGGCAACGGGACTGCCGTGACGGCCCCGCCGGTTCGACCCGATACCGATCGCATAGATTGCCGCCGTCATCGCCGCGCTTTAGGCGGAAACGATGACCTTAGCACCCAGCCTGTCCGATCCCGTCGAGCCGTCGCGCGATTGCCCCCGATGCCCTCGCCTCGTCGCAGCGCGCGACGCCCTGCGCGAACAGAACCCGACATGGTGGAATGCGCCCGTCCCTGCGTTCGGCGATCCCGATGCATGGCTTGCGATCATCGGTCTGGCGCCGGGTCTGCACGGGGCCAACCGCACGGGGCGACCGTTCACCGGCGATCATTCCGGCACCCTGCTGTTCGCGACGCTGGGGCGGTTCGGACTGGCGACCGGCACCTTCGCCAATCGGGCCAATGACGATGTCGCGCTGACCGGTGCGATGATCCTCAACGCCGTCAAATGCCTGCCGCCCGCCAACAAGCCGACGCCGGAGGAAATCCGCACGTGCCGGGCGTTTCTGGACGGAGAGATCGCTGCACTCGCCAACGTCCGCGTCGTCGTGGCGCTGGGGCAGATCGCGCATCAATCGGCGGTAAAGGTTATGGGCGGGCGCCTGCCCAAGGCCAATTTCGCGCATCTTGCCGAACATCGCATGCCCGACGGACGCATGCTGATCGATAGCTACCATCCTTCGCGCTACAATCAGAACACCGGGCGCCTCGACGAAGCGATGTTCGATGCCGTGTTCGCCCGCGCGCTGGAACTCCGTCAGCCTCTCTGATCGGGAATCAGCGAATCGACGCCCTTGGCAGCCACGGCCCAGCGGTACACCGCATCGGCGATATAGATGCGGAACTGCGTCGGATCGACGCGCACGTTCCGGGCGCCGCCGACGCAGACGCGTGCCCGGTCGATCAGGGCCGCCTGTGTATCGCTGATCCGCGCCGCACCTTCGCTGGTAGCCAGCCGTACCGCAAGCTTCGGCTCGACCCGCACCATGCAGACCGCCACCTCGAAATACCGGAAATCGGTTGGCAGGCGGTGGCGGTTGCGCGGCATTTCGCGCAGATTGAAGCGCGACTGTACCGCGGGATCCTGCGTCTGGGCCCGCGTCAGCCGAAGTTCGGGGGCGAACCGGCGTAACGCCTCGATGGTGAATGCGCCGCGATCGTAGATCGACCATCCTAGCGGTGCGATGTCGTTCGCACCCGACAGGCCTCTGCTGTCGCCCGAGTCGCCGAAGACCTGGGTATTCGCCGCCATCCGTTCCAAGGTCGACGCGCCGACCGTCGTGAAGCTCAACAGCGTCGGACTTTCCGAACAGGTGATATAGGTCCGCTTCAGTCGGTCCTGCGCGACCGCATGCGTGGTCGTGTTGAACTCGCCGTCGACCACCGCCTTCAGGCGCGCCGTGCTGCCGATCTTGTTACGTGCAGCG contains:
- the folK gene encoding 2-amino-4-hydroxy-6-hydroxymethyldihydropteridine diphosphokinase — translated: MTAAIYAIGIGSNRRGRHGSPVAEVRAAIATLGTVIARSPVITSAPLGPSIRRFANAVVLIETMESPLALLDRLKAIEVAFGRRRGQRWGARVIDLDILLWSGGVWRDDRLTVPHAGLRTRSFVLTPLATIAPAWRDPVSGRTMRQLAHAVDRPRARP
- a CDS encoding uracil-DNA glycosylase; the protein is MTLAPSLSDPVEPSRDCPRCPRLVAARDALREQNPTWWNAPVPAFGDPDAWLAIIGLAPGLHGANRTGRPFTGDHSGTLLFATLGRFGLATGTFANRANDDVALTGAMILNAVKCLPPANKPTPEEIRTCRAFLDGEIAALANVRVVVALGQIAHQSAVKVMGGRLPKANFAHLAEHRMPDGRMLIDSYHPSRYNQNTGRLDEAMFDAVFARALELRQPL